A window of the Apostichopus japonicus isolate 1M-3 chromosome 8, ASM3797524v1, whole genome shotgun sequence genome harbors these coding sequences:
- the LOC139971306 gene encoding uncharacterized protein, whose translation MSYNLRSRAKSFDNLTTAVELEKGVVKSPDSPISRRAAVNSKMASNLRPDSFHGKQSEDPYLWLNKFKSWTLLSQLPREQIAEAMNMLLVGSANIWLNSLSPLTKQDPDLLYASFESHFSSIYPKWLQEYQLWDRKMEHGESLDSFILDVERRCSRLKKVDKERTAALVRGLTPPLRMFVIQRNPKTWEDAVSAARLATEAHSINNATVSAATTRHADQYDEKTDNLAQQLYEQRKEIQDLTTKVSAMSTQLSTQQISPLDKVTCQICSREGHTALQCYSVQSILDRNHNQFHVGDTVYLYTPTIKPGQTKKLAKPWKGPYYIVELPSKIHVRLRRPDNKAVPGLIHVNRIKQAVVRPNQGPDDTTPPVIPNPAPGRDLVTIDTKESSPTNQTPAQNEYIVEKVLGKRQTRGVWSYRVKWQSFPSRFNSWVIFDDLNDACKQYVKRSHNVLPTYKKRRF comes from the coding sequence ATGTCTTATAATTTGCGATCAAGAGCCAAATCTTTTGACAATTTAACAACCGCCGTCGAACTTGAGAAAGGTGTCGTAAAATCACCTGATTCGCCCATAAGCAGGAGAGCCGCTGTTAATTCTAAAATGGCGTCAAATTTGCGCCCTGACTCCTTTCATGGTAAGCAAAGTGAAGATCCGTATCTATGGCTCAATAAATTTAAGTCATGGACATTGCTGTCGCAACTCCCTCGAGAGCAAATTGCCGAAGCAATGAATATGTTGCTCGTAGGGAGTGCTAACATCTGGCTAAACTCCTTATCACCTTTAACGAAACAAGATCCTGATTTACTCTACGCATCatttgaaagtcatttcagCTCCATTTATCCAAAATGGCTGCAAGAATACCAACTATGGGACAGGAAGATGGAACACGGAGAATCGCTGGATTCATTTATTTTGGACGTCGAACGCCGATGCAGTAGGCTCAAGAAAGTGGATAAAGAAAGAACTGCTGCGCTGGTGAGAGGGTTAACGCCACCCCTAAGGATGTTCGTGATCCAACGGAATCCGAAAACCTGGGAGGACGCCGTGTCGGCAGCACGACTGGCAACCGAGGCCCACTCTATCAACAACGCCACGGTGAGCGCAGCGACTACTCGACATGCTGACCAGTACGATGAAAAAACGGACAATTTGGCTCAGCAACTCTATGAACAAAGGAAGGAAATACAAGACCTTACAACGAAGGTGTCGGCGATGTCAACTCAATTGTCGACCCAGCAGATCTCACCTTTGGATAAGGTAACATGTCAAATATGTTCTCGGGAAGGTCATACCGCCCTGCAATGTtattctgttcaaagtatattagATCGAAATCATAATCAGTTCCACGTTGGTGATACCGTTTACCTATACACCCCCACTATCAAACCTGGCCAAACAAAGAAATTGGCTAAACCATGGAAAGGCCCATATTATATTGTGGAATTGCCATCTAAAATTCATGTTAGGCTAAGGAGACCAGACAATAAAGCTGTGCCTGGGTTGATACATGTGAATCGAATAAAACAAGCCGTGGTTCGGCCTAACCAAGGACCGGATGATACCACCCCTCCGGTTATTCCGAACCCTGCCCCTGGTAGAGATCTAGTCACTATTGATACAAAGGAATCCTCCCCCACGAACCAGACTCCGGCACAAAATGAGTATATTGTCGAGAAAGTATTAGGCAAACGTCAAACTCGTGGGGTTTGGTCTTATCGGGTTAAATGGCAGTCCTTTCCATCTCGTTTTAACTCATGGGTAATATTTGATGACTTGAACGACGCATGTAAACAATACGTCAAGAGATCACATAATGTCTTACCTACTTATAAGAAAAGACGATTTTAA